One genomic window of Hydra vulgaris chromosome 03, alternate assembly HydraT2T_AEP includes the following:
- the LOC136078674 gene encoding zinc finger MYM-type protein 1-like has product MEKKLSSTSGAAKRRKLKETKASGNGSGKSKLCRSDIKKIIALSESCRPKGPFIRDPLQENRRFSKEYFKTTTKYGSIERMWLCYSPKLDAVYCEPCWLFSEERKAKDNWREHGVRDWRGLSKKIKIHENSQQHIFEEQIRYQSNFWVLVLERIVNITLALFKNSLAFRGHRESFDNEYNGNFLTQVQLLAKYDNVMKQVLSMPNESIKYLSHQIQNEVIHCLATHLKATLTADINSSPFYSIIMDTTQDITKRDQLSQVFRYVKIIKNEKATSIEIKEVFLGFTEIYNHTAAGLHEEILNLLEKHHIKLSNCRGQGYDGANVMSGIYNGVQALFKKNQPNAMYMHCAARNLNLVINDAVKCCVEVASFFVMLEDVYSFFRNSINRWDLLSKYTGESQITLKRLNPTRWAGRYTSLFAVKIRFLDIMKALSEISITSTKREERKKKQYEYKKL; this is encoded by the exons ATGGAAAAGAAATTAAGTAGTACAAGCGGTGCAGCAAAAAGAAGaaagttaaaagaaacaaaagcgAGCGGAAACGGGAGTGGAAAGTCAAAACTCTGCAGAAGTG atattaagaaaataattgcATTATCGGAATCGTGTCGGCCAAAAGGTCCTTTTATACGCGACCCCTTGCAAGAAAACCGTAGGTTTTCCAaggaatattttaaaactaccaCAAAATATGGATCTATAGAAAGAATGTGGCTTTGCTATTCCCCAAAACTTGATGCCGTTTATTGCGAGCCTTGTTGGCTTTTCTCAGAAGAACGAAAAGCAAAGGATAACTGGCGTGAGCATGGTGTCAGAGATTGGCGTGgtctttctaaaaaaattaaaattcacgAAAATAGTCAACAACATATATTTG aagAACAAATACGATACCAATCAAATTTTTGGGTGCTAGTCTTAGAGCGGATAGTAAATATAAcattagcactttttaaaaattctttggcTTTTCGTGGTCATCGTGAATCATTTGACAATGAAtataatggtaattttttaacCCAAGTTCAACTTTTAGCTAAATATGATAATGTTATGAAGCAAGTTTTGAGTATGCCAAATgaatctataaaatatttaagccATCAAATTCAAAATGAAGTCATACATTGCCTTGCAACGCATTTAAAAGCCACTCTTACTGCTGATATTAATAGTTCacctttttattcaattataatGGATACAACACAAGATATTACTAAAAGAGATCAGCTCAGTCAAGTATTTAGATacgtaaaaattattaaaaatgaaaaagccACATCAATTGAAATTAAAGAAGTTTTCTTGGGATTCACGGAAATATATAACCACACTGCTGCTGGACTAcatgaagaaattttaaatctgttagaaaaacatcatataaaattaagtaaCTGCAGGGGTCAAGGTTATGATGGTGCGAACGTCATGAGTGGGATATACAATGGGGTTCAGGccctttttaagaaaaatcaacCCAATGCTATGTATATGCATTGCGCAGCTCgtaatttaaatcttgttattaACGATGCGGTTAAATGTTGTGTTGAAGTTGCTTCATTTTTTGTAATGCTAGAAGATGTGTATTCATTTTTCAGAAATAGCATAAACAGGTGGGATCTACTATCCAAATATACAGGAGAATcacaaataacattaaaaaggtTAAATCCAACGCGATGGGCAGGACGATATACTTCTCTTTTCGCCGTTAAAATTCGCTTTCTTGATATAATGAAAGCTCTTTCCGAGATATCAATAACAAGTACAAAACGTGAAGAACGCAAAAAGAAGCAGTAcgaatacaaaaaattatga